CGACGTGGCCGTCCACAGTCTCAAAGACCTGCCCGCCGTGCAGGACGAACGTCTGCCGCTGCTGGCATGCTTTCGCCGCGGCGATCCCCGCGACGTTCTGGCGCTGCCCGCCGGAGCGGAGGCGATGAACGGCGCGCTGATCGGCTGTTCGTCGGCGCGCCGCCGCCTGCAGGCGCTCGACTTGTTTGAAGGAGCCGAGGTACGTCCCGTGCGCGGCAACGTCGGCACGCGCCTGCGCAAGCTCGACGAAGGCCAGTTCTCGGCGCTGATCCTCGCGGCCGCGGGGCTGGAACGCCTCGGCTTGAGAGCGCGCGTCAGCCGTTACTTTTCGCTCGACGAAATCGTTCCCGCGCCCGGACAGGGGATTCTCGCCTGCCAGGGGCGCGCCGGCGATAAAAACGAAGACTGGCTCGACGCGATCTTCGATCCCGACGCGACGGATTGCGCGCGCGCCGAACGCGCCTTTTCGGCGGCCCTCGGCGGCGGCTGCGCGTCGCCCGTCGGCGCGT
The DNA window shown above is from Pyramidobacter piscolens W5455 and carries:
- the hemC gene encoding hydroxymethylbilane synthase, with the translated sequence MKTLRFGSRTSDLALAQTRLVMDAVGRAHPEYRLELVPIATRGDVDMKPFSEASDTFGIKGLFTRELEEALLDGSIDVAVHSLKDLPAVQDERLPLLACFRRGDPRDVLALPAGAEAMNGALIGCSSARRRLQALDLFEGAEVRPVRGNVGTRLRKLDEGQFSALILAAAGLERLGLRARVSRYFSLDEIVPAPGQGILACQGRAGDKNEDWLDAIFDPDATDCARAERAFSAALGGGCASPVGA